A stretch of Scheffersomyces stipitis CBS 6054 chromosome 2, complete sequence DNA encodes these proteins:
- a CDS encoding protein-tyrosine-phosphatase (go_funtion protein tyrosine phosphatase activity~go_process protein amino acid dephosphorylation) codes for MAEAIFRAKVKELGYSDHFDIIDSYGTGPWHVGDSPDHRSAKTCRKHGVPVNHVAQQITPGDFKKFDYVLGMDGSNKSDLLHSKPRDSKAVVEIFGKWSTDPQFSKYVEDPYYGGIGGFETNFQQLCHFSEEFLKQVVGEK; via the coding sequence ATGGCTGAGGCTATTTTCAGGGCCAAAGTAAAAGAATTAGGCTATTCAGATCATTTCGATATTATTGATTCGTACGGAACTGGTCCATGGCATGTGGGTGATTCACCCGACCACAGATCGGCCAAGACGTGTCGAAAACATGGAGTTCCTGTAAACCATGTAGCCCAGCAGATCACTCCCGgagacttcaagaagtttgacTATGTTCTTGGTATGGACGGACTGAACAAATCTGATTTGTTGCACAGTAAACCTAGAGACAGTAAAGCTGTAGTTGAGATTTTTGGCAAGTGGAGCACTGACCCGCAGTTCAGCAAGTATGTAGAAGATCCGTATTACGGTGGAATTGGAGGGTTTGAGACCAACTTCCAGCAATTATGCCATTTTAGTGAAgagttcttgaaacagGTTGTAGGTGAGAAGTAG
- a CDS encoding transcription regulatory protein GAL11: MNNMQQPQQGMSTWHSMYAVAEREKVVQFLTNALREMQGVNYDPQRGAAIAREFEKYTFMRSSSRDEYLRLIKQKIEQLRSSVRGVPGRPQQQQQQAQQQQQQQQQQQQQLPRQQLPQQNIPGAGNVARNQNQPMNAQNLNFLQQQAQARQQSAAQIQAQMRGNNMGQPNGQLPQPNGQQSHQQNQSQNQTQQQNQQQRQQQQQQQQQSNQVQQPAGANTPANLQQIQQIVKNSPIPNALLAKIPNLPPGVSTWNQVFDCLQKKIIPNSAVSIIKDIHNTHIHLVYRQQQQQKINQMQNQQRNQNQQSQVSQIPPQRQQQQQQPQQVMGASMSPNMGNANPNNAPNNARQQAQQQQQAQQQQQQQRNAMANGPQMMQQPQQTPLPAPMQSSPLQGHQQPMQSQQAQQQQQQNQPKAPDFPITPQDIMKYSPAAMTLLSRLRSNNTIVSDLDQSQKESFIRRYIQHQKAQQWKNEMAMRNNSNNSSNAGTAMNVGGSANNGSNFAAVPQNRLQQQQNQMKQQQPPAAPISEVPPQIPQQSPLIGNMPVNQAQMMKPQSQPQPQMNPMSSPVLNQRPASSMQMNNVNASFANNGPNNLNTVSQQPQQQQQSQQQATQASQQQSAAAFLPPLTDEMKQRLKSLIDEVSKDNVVLKDVSALLSPEDKSTVRESMIKISRHFANVDSIISYYFLLTSDANGTKRLIQMKYMTKNIMDNLHRGIYLAGPDLIEKLNSQYERHFGYVKQQFAIRRQQMQRSQQGNQQAPQPPAQAINRQAQFPQPQQPIAQPQPANLGPANNWPNVGLPPSQGSNGQQRGAISSSPLMPQSASPMMANNLKQTPKQIPPPVKKPSTSAVRRKGSTKGSVNGTSIPTPAGTAATPGSLANSIKTPNSIPTPHPATHSNKNTPTGQSPNYPVKNTPTGSGAPATDADIFINTKDDSKSAKRRDLSNSDPEKFFYASLANLLELEDSFVDIKDATLPRTPTLVNGKPTAKSPLSPAIHGGEWTCEIKPNAITSAFRQVDSIKELVSNDIIERCTNLAIEESDRRNVNGEVNGIEGSSNGGIKRSSEDDDLENLFVEKKARTAEEDYKYVYEPVSFDEWKQFVVSSIQ; encoded by the exons ATGAACAACATGCAACAGCCCCAACAGGGCATGAGCACCTGGCATCTGATGTATGCCGTGGCCGAACGTGAAAAAGTGGTCCAGTTTCTTACCAATGCTTTGCGTGAGATGCAAGGAGTTAACTACGATCCACAGAGAGGTGCTGCTATAGCCAGGGAGTTCGAGAAATACACCTTCATGAGATCTTCGTCCCGCGACGAGTACCTTCGTCTTATCAAACAGAAGATCGAACAGCTCCGCTCGTCGGTCCGAGGCGTGCCCGGACGtccacaacaacaacagcaacaagctcagcagcagcagcaacagcagcaacagcaacagcaacagttACCTCGTCAACAATTGCCTCAACAGAATATCCCCGGTGCTGGAAATGTAGCTCGTAACCAGAACCAACCCATGAATGCCCAGAACCTCAACTTCCTTCAGCAGCAGGCTCAAGCAAGACAACAGCTGGCAGCTCAGATCCAGGCCCAGATGCGTGGCAACAATATGGGTCAGCCTAATGGCCAGCTACCACAGCCTAATGGACAACAGTCACATCAGCAGAACCAGAGTCAGAATCAAACTCAACAGcagaatcaacaacaacgacagcagcaacaacaacaacaacaacaactgAACCAAGTGCAACAGCCAGCTGGAGCCAATACCCCTGCCAATCTCCAGCAGATCCAGCAGATCGTCAAGAATTCCCCGATCCCAAACGCGTTGTTGGCCAAAATCCCCAATCTTCCTCCAGGAGTCTCTACGTGGAACCAGGTATTCGACTGtttgcaaaagaagatcattCCAAATTCGGCTGTTTCCATCATCAAGGATATACACAACACACATATCCACTTGGTATATcgacagcagcaacaacagaagaTCAACCAGATGCAAAACCAGCAGAGAAATCAGAACCAACAGTCACAGGTGTCCCAGATTCCGccacagagacaacagcagcaacagcaaccTCAACAAGTTATGGGCGCAAGCATGAGTCCCAACATGGGCAATGCGAACCCCAATAATGCTCCTAACAATG CGAGACAACAGGctcagcagcaacagcaagctcaacagcagcaacaacagcagagAAATGCTATGGCGAATGGACCTCAAATGATGCAACAACCACAGCAGACTCCGTTGCCTGCTCCTATGCAACTGTCTCCATTACAGGGACATCAACAACCAATGCAAAGTCAACAGGctcagcagcaacagcaacagaacCAGCCTAAAGCACCTGATTTCCCTATCACTCCTCAGGATATCATGAAGTACAGTCCAGCCGCGATGACATTATTGAGTCGTTTACGCTCCAATAACACAATTGTGAGTGATCTTgaccagagccagaaggAGAGCTTTATTAGACGGTATATCCAGCACCAGAAGGCtcaacaatggaaaaatGAGATGGCAATGAGAAACAACAGTAATAACAGCAGTAATGCAGGCACGGCAATGAATGTAGGTGGTTCAGCTAATAACGGTAGTAATTTCGCAGCTGTTCCACAGAACCGCcttcagcagcaacagaaccagatgaaacagcaacagccCCCAGCTGCGCCAATTCTGGAAGTTCCACCTCAGATTCCGCAGCAGCTGCCTTTAATAGGCAACATGCCTGTGAATCAAGCACAAATGATGAAGCCTCAATCGCAACCACAGCCGCAAATGAACCCGATGTCTTCTCCTGTGTTGAACCAGAGACCAGCTTCAAGTATGCAAATGAATAATGTTAATGCTTCCTTTGCTAACAATGGTCcaaacaacttgaataCTGTCAGCCAGCAGCctcaacagcagcagcagtcTCAGCAGCAGGCAACACAGGCACTGCAACAACAGAGCGCTGCTGCCTTCTTACCACCATTAACtgatgaaatgaaacagAGATTAAAACTGTTGATAGACGAAGTATCGAAAGACAATGTGGTATTGAAGGATGTTTCTGCTTTGCTTTCTCCAGAGGATAAGAGCACCGTTCGTGAGAGCATGATCAAGATCTCGAGACACTTTGCCAACGTAGATAGTATCATCAGTTACTACTTCCTTCTCACCAGCGACGCCAATGGTACGAAGAGGTTGATACAAATGAAATACATGACCAAGAACATCATGGATAACCTCCATAGAGGCATCTACTTGGCTGGACCAGATTTGatcgaaaagttgaactcACAATATGAGAGACACTTTGGCTACGTCAAGCAGCAGTTTGCTATAAGAAGACAGCAGATGCAAAGACTGCAGCAGGGCAATCAACAGGCTCCGCAGCCTCCAGCTCAGGCAATTAATCGCCAGGCTCAATTCCCTCAACCGCAACAACCAATTGCACAACCCCAACCGGCCAATCTTGGTCCTGCTAACAATTGGCCCAACGTAGGACTTCCACCTTCACAGGGTTCGAATGGTCAACAAAGAGGCGCTATCAGCAGTAGTCCATTGATGCCACAGAGTGCCTCTCCAATGATGG CTAATAATTTGAAACAAACTCCAAAGCAGATTCCTCCACCGGTAAAGAAACCACTGACGAGTGCAGTGAGAAGAAAGGGTTCTACCAAGGGTCTGGTGAATGGTACTAGCATTCCTACTCCTGCGGGTACCGCAGCTACACCAGGCAGTTTGGCTAATTCCATCAAGACTCCAAATAGTATCCCAACTCCACATCCTGCCACTCACAGTAACAAGAACACCCCAACAGGGCAATCACCTAATTATCCAGTTAAGAATACTCCAACGGGTAGTGGAGCTCCTGCAACTGATGCTGATATTTTCATCAACACTAAGGATGACTCGAAACTGGCCAAGAGAAGAGATTTGTCCAATTCCGATCCAGAAAAGTTCTTCTATGCTTCGTTGGCTAACTTGCTTGAGCTCGAGGACTCGTTCGTTGACATCAAGGACGCGACGTTACCCAGAACACCTACATTGGTCAACGGTAAACCGACAGCCAAGTCTCCATTGTCACCAGCTATTCACGGTGGTGAATGGACTTGTGAGATCAAGCCAAATGCGATCACTTCTGCATTCAGGCAGGTAGACAGTATCAAGGAATTGGTGTCGAACGACATCATAGAGAGGTGTACCAACTTGGCCATAGAAGAAtcagacagaagaaatgtCAATGGCGAAGTGAATGGCATTGAGGGTTCTTCTAACGGTGGTATCAAGAGAAGCAGcgaagacgacgacttgGAGAACTTGTTTGTGGAAAAGAAAGCCAGAACcgctgaagaagattacAAGTATGTTTATGAGCCAGTTTCGTTTGACGAGTGGAAGCAGTTTGTGGTATCCAGTATACAATAA
- the PLB5 gene encoding phospholipase B3 (Lysophospholipase 3 precursor (Phospholipase B 3)~go_funtion phospholipase activity |4620~go_process phospholipid catabolism |9395): MISSIFNFTFFSQPDRNPYAPFPATCPDHAIVREASNISDNEKSYIQQRQAVTNKNLITFLNDRANLSNFDAEKFINDYSSEHNITLGLAFSGGGYRAMLCGAGEMLGLDSRYSGAKSNGLGGLLQSATYMSGLSGGSWLVGSVVLNDFISIEDVLNGDINIWNLEDSIINPSGINIFGTVQYYTDIEEAVSAKMDAGFNASITDVWGRALSHQFFPDDNSGENVTWSSIRNLSSFQDHSMPYPIVVANGRTPGSYIINENSTVFEVSPYELGSWDPSLNSFSDVQFLGSYMDNGTPNNSDSCIVNFDNAGFIMGTSSSLFNQFILQLNGTGIPDAIKSVINDILSRVSHAEVDIALYFPNPFRRVETAASINIVLNNTLYLVDGGEDLQNVPYYPLIQPDRKLDIIFAYDNSADTEQSWPNGTSISYTYLRQFSDQGRGTPFPFVPGVDDFLDQGLNQRPTFFGCDAENMTNLLNFHGNPDLNVTDIPLVVQLTNQRFSYNSNTSTFKMSYDDDEVRSMIQNGFEVSSRGNFSDDDNWARCVGCAIIRRSQERLGLEQSEECKECFDQYCWRGGEKGAASATVDLESYTTLASIATSSHSELPEQSSATAEATTTSSTTKKSGGQHRAVITWSIASFFVHALEFMFLF; encoded by the coding sequence ATGATATCGAgtattttcaacttcaccTTCTTTTCTCAGCCAGACAGAAACCCATATGCTCCATTCCCAGCCACATGTCCTGACCATGCTATTGTTAGAGAAGCTAGCAACATTTCTGATAACGAGAAGCTGTACATCCAACAAAGACAGGCAGTCACCAATAAAAATTTAATCACATTCTTGAACGACAGAGCTAACCTCTCCAATTTCgatgctgaaaaattcatcAATGACTACTCTAGTGAGCACAATATCACTTTAGGCTTAGCCTTTAGTGGCGGAGGATATAGAGCCATGTTATGCGGAGCAGGAGAAATGCTTGGGCTCGACAGCAGATACTCTGGAGCCAAGTCCAATGGCTTGGGAGGGCTTCTACAAAGTGCAACTTACATGTCCGGACTCTCTGGAGGAAGCTGGCTTGTAGGGCTGGTGGTACTCAATGACTTCATATCTATTGAAGATGTTCTCAACGGAGACATCAACATTTGGAACTTGGAAGATTCCATCATTAATCCCTCTGGTATCAATATATTTGGTACCGTGCAGTACTATACGGACATTGAGGAAGCTGTTCTGGCCAAGATGGATGCCGGGTTTAATGCCTCGATCACCGATGTCTGGGGAAGAGCTCTTTCGCATCAGTTTTTCCCAGACGATAACAGTGGAGAAAATGTTACCTGGTCCAGCATCAGGAACTTGTCAAGTTTCCAAGATCATCTGATGCCCTACCCTATTGTAGTTGCCAACGGCAGAACTCCAGGATCGTATATTATCAACGAAAATTCAACTGTTTTTGAAGTTAGTCCCTACGAACTTGGATCCTGGGATCCATCATTGAACAGTTTTAGTGATGTACAGTTCTTAGGCTCATACATGGACAATGGTACCCCAAATAACTCAGACAGTTGTATAGTCAACTTTGATAATGCTGGATTCATTATGGGGACCTCCTCTTCCTTGTTTAACCAATTTatcttgcaattgaatGGTACAGGAATTCCGGATGCCATTAAGTCAGTTATCAATGACATTCTCAGTCGTGTGAGCCACgctgaagttgatattGCTCTCTATTTTCCGAACCCTTTCAGACGTGTTGAAACAGCTGCACTGATAAATATCGTATTGAACAACACTTTGTATCTCGTTGACGGAGGTGAAGATTTACAAAATGTTCCATATTATCCACTCATCCAACCAGATAGAAAGTTAGATATAATCTTTGCTTATGACAATTCTGCCGATACCGAGCAAAGCTGGCCAAACGGAACATCGATTTCGTACACTTATTTGCGGCAGTTTTCTGACCAGGGAAGAGGTACTCCATTCCCGTTTGTGCCTGGAGTAGATGATttccttgatcaaggtcTCAACCAGCGTCCTACTTTCTTTGGCTGTGATGCTGAAAATATGACAAATTTACTCAATTTCCATGGGAATCCCGACCTCAATGTAACTGATATCCCATTGGTGGTACAGTTGACGAACCAGAGATTTTCTTATAATTCCAACACTTCGACATTCAAGATGTCgtatgatgatgacgagGTGAGATCCATGATTCAAAATGGATTTGAGGTCTCTTCTAGAGGAAATTTCAGCGATGATGACAACTGGGCTAGGTGCGTAGGGTGTGCTATCATAAGAAGATCTCAGGAGAGACTTGGGTTGGAACAATCGGAGGAATGTAAAGAATGTTTCGACCAATACTGCTGGAGGGGTGGTGAAAAAGGGGCTGCTTCTGCCACtgttgatttggaaagttATACCACTTTGGCTTCGATCGCTACTAGTTCGCATTCAGAGTTGCCAGAGCAATCATCAGCTACTGCCGAAGCAACAACCACTTCAAGCACCACCAAAAAAAGTGGTGGGCAGCACCGCGCTGTAATCACGTGGTCGATTGCACTGTTTTTCGTACATGCATTAGAGTTTATGTTCCTATTTTAA
- the CCR4 gene encoding Glucose-repressible alcohol dehydrogenase transcriptional effector (Cytoplasmic deadenylase) (Carbon catabolite repressor protein 4): MLDHLPQDYDATRYRHWINVHGAGDANTSGGTKYYCFTIMTYNLLSQHYIWNQVYGYLDQNFLSWSDYRFPLINKTISQFQCDIMCFQEMECSVYNSYWSVGFPSPNYSSFYMKKSLPKYWADRPNEHIDGVGIFINTNRFTVLDKTMVNIGEYVKNRPQQYTMTNDMVTRLVSRNTVAIVLKLYDFISHRYVYVATTHLYWSPQFNDVKVLQTKILLNILEEFIDVPDPHIILMGDLNSNYQSTVFKLLDSDGADYHSINLSDYPEFDGLDYGRGNSLVTETNHIHNQFHLYNIFEEMSREKKMSFTSFTRSLTDVLDHMFINKDKFKIMRVLSGVDTNYCSDEKVLGFPNKQFPSDHIPLVAELCYI; this comes from the exons ATGCTAGATCATCTACCCCAAGACTACGACGCCACGAGGTACCGACACTGGATCAACGTCCATGGTGCTGGTGATGCTAATACTTCTGGTGGTACTAAGTATT ACTGCTTTACCATCATGACTTACAACCTCCTCTCGCAACACTACATCTGGAACCAGGTTTACGGCTATTTGGACCAGAACTTCCTCAGCTGGTCTGATTACAGGTTCCCGTTGATCAACAAAACTATATCCCAGTTCCAGTGTGACATCATGTGTTTCCAGGAGATGGAGTGTTCAGTGTACAACTCCTATTGGTCAGTCGGTTTCCCAAGTCCCAACTACTCCAGCTTCtatatgaagaaactgcTTCCAAAGTATTGGGCTGATCGTCCTAACGAGCACATCGATGGTGTTGGTATTTTCATTAACACCAACAGGTTCACAGTATTAGACAAGACTATGGTCAACATTGGCGAATACGTCAAAAACAGGCCGCAACAGTACACTATGACTAATGACATGGTTACACGGTTGGTCTCTCGTAACACTGTGGCCATTGTCTTAAAACTCTATGACTTTATATCCCACCGTTATGTCTATGTTGCCACCACTCATTTGTATTGGTCACCGCAATTTAATGATGTCAAAGTACTTCAGACCAAGATCTTACTcaacattcttgaagagtttATCGATGTACCTGATCCTCACATTATCTTGATGGGTGACCTTAATTCCAACTACCAGTCGACAGTGTTCAAGTTGCTTGATTCCGATGGAGCAGACTATCACAGCATCAATCTCAGTGACTATCCTGAATTTGATGGTCTAGACTACGGCAGAGGTAACAGTCTTGTAACTGAAACTAACCATATCCACAATCAATTCCATCTCTACAATATCTTTGAAGAGATGCTGAGGGAAAAAAAGATGTCCTTTACCAGTTTTACTCGGAGCCTTACCGATGTCTTGGACCATATGTTCATCAATAAGGACAAGTTTAAGATCATGCGAGTTCTAAGTGGTGTCGACACCAATTATTGTCTGGACGAAAAGGTTCTCGGATTCCCTAATAAACAATTCCCTTCGGATCATATCCCGTTGGTGGCTGAGTTGTGTTATATTTAG
- the DIP2 gene encoding beta transducin (part of small (ribosomal) subunit (SSU) processosome (contains U3 snoRNA) DOM34 Interacting Protein), which translates to MVKSYDRYDQEKCFGVITSQSNILWLPPSDSQSAKSNGRAISSALEEILVWDIKTGEILQRLRDGLTPGASNAPTSHPPSPVTYLAHHSDTNILAAGHLDGSIKLWDLTSGSVIINFSGHKSAISLLKFDRSGTRLCSGSSDSTIILWDLVGEEGLFKLKGHKSQITGVAFLSENESEEVSDEMEDYLLSVSKDGLIKLWELKSQQCIETHLAHSNECWSLGINKSKNLAITSGNKDQVKVWAIDLTQPDTQKIVEKGLFEKQSKARCNEISFKYIKSSTSIVELFSLQNADRTIEIFRVRSSDEIKKGIARRTKRLREKGYEDNEILQSIQEAEVAMTISPFTTLRTVSKIKSCTWVAKSSKKLDILISLTNNSIEYHNIPVPESFKKASASDIYSVKQHSIDLLGHRTDIRAMDISSDSKLLATASNGELKIWNIKTTNVIRSFALEGGYALCCKFLPGGTLVVVGYKNGDLELYDLASSSLVDKVEKAHDSGNSMIANGNKEDENGSAIWSLDLTPDGKTLVTGGNDKSVKFWNFNVEQEVIPGTNTTISNLKLVHTQTLELNEDVLCVKISPDAKYLAISLLNNNVQVVFFDSLKLFLTLYGHKLPVLSIDISFDSKLIITSSADKNIKIWGLDFGDCHRSIFGHQDSIMNVRFIGETHHFFSSGKDGLIKYWDGDKFECIQKLAAHQSEVWCLSVSNDGLFMVTASHDHSIRLWSATDDQVFLEEEREKEMDELYENTLLDSLEDDEAPVRENEEDDEEMDEVTKVSRQTMETLKAGEKLMEAMDIGIEDVEADEEYQLLLKNYIKTSGAVLPVKPTSNSILLAYNMSGQEYVLSVISKIRSAQLDDALLVLPFSYSLRLLKFIEIWTSKEHVKTNVVNMSLICKILFFVIQSNAKELISQKDPQIKNQMLKVKEQLRDELSQTCKQLGVNTQGLRFAKQQWKLTHETEFIDEAEQREYEDKKAAKRTFATI; encoded by the coding sequence ATGGTCAAGTCTTACGATCGTTATGACCAAGAGAAGTGCTTTGGAGTTATAACTTCACAGTCTAATATCTTGTGGCTTCCACCTTCGGACTCTCAATCTGCCAAATCTAATGGTCGTGCCATCTCATCagctcttgaagagatcTTGGTTTGGGATATCAAGACAGGGgaaattcttcaaaggTTAAGAGATGGATTGACTCCTGGGGCTTCTAATGCCCCTACTTCTCATCCTCCATCACCTGTAACATACTTAGCCCACCATAGTGATACGAACATCCTAGCAGCTGGCCATCTTGATGGATCGATCAAGTTATGGGATCTCACTTCGGGCCTGGTTATCATTAACTTCCTGGGACATAAATCAGCTATAAGtcttttgaaatttgaCAGAAGTGGTACCAGATTGTGTTCTGGATCCTCAGACTCTACCATAATTTTGTGGGATCTTGTAGGAGAAGAAGGtttgttcaaattgaaggGTCATAAGAGCCAAATCACCGGCGTAGCATTTCTTTCCGAGAATGAACTGGAGGAAGTCAGTGATGAAATGGAAGACTATTTGTTATCTGTTTCCAAGGATGGGTTGATCAAATTGTGGGAGTTGAAGAGTCAGCAATGTATCGAGACCCACTTAGCTCATAGTAACGAATGTTGGTCTCTCGGCATAAATaagtccaagaacttggccaTCACTTCCGGCAATAAGGATCAAGTCAAAGTGTGGGCTATTGACCTCACTCAACCAGACACACagaaaattgtagaaaaagGTTTATTTGAAAAGCAAAGCAAAGCCAGATGTAATGAAATTCTGTTCAAGTACATCAAgagttcaacttctatTGTAGAGTTGTTCTCTCTCCAGAACGCTGATAGAACTATAGAAATCTTCCGAGTCAGATCGTCTGACGAAATTAAGAAGGGTAttgcaagaagaacaaaaagacTTCGCGAAAAGGGCTACGAAGACAATGAGATCTTGCAATCGATACAGGAAGCAGAAGTTGCCATGACCATCTCTCCATTCACCACATTAAGAACCGTCTCTAAGATCAAGTCTTGTACTTGGGTAGCCAAGTCGAGCAAGAAGCTTGATATCTTGATTTCATTAACCAATAACAGCATAGAATATCATAACATCCCAGTTCCAGAACTGTTCAAAAAAGCGTCCGCTTCTGACATATATTCTGTCAAACAGCACTCGATCGACTTACTAGGTCATAGGACTGACATCAGAGCCATGGACATCTCATCCGATTCCAAGTTGTTAGCCACTGCATCTAACGGTGAATTGAAGATCTGGAATATCAAGACTACTAACGTCATTAGATCGTTTGCATTGGAAGGGGGTTACGCATTATGTTGTAAGTTCTTACCTGGTGGCACATTGGTTGTCGTAGGCTACAAGAATGGTGATTTGGAGTTGTACGATCTTgcatcatcttctttggtaGATAAAGTCGAGAAGGCTCATGATTCAGGCAACTCCATGATAGCAAATGGTAAcaaagaagacgaaaatgGGTCTGCTATTTGGTCTTTGGATTTGACTCCAGATGGAAAGACTTTAGTTACTGGTGGTAACGATAAATCTGTTAAATtttggaacttcaacgtTGAACAAGAGGTAATCCCAGGCACAAATACGACAATTTCGAACTTGAAATTAGTCCACACACAAACCTTAGAACTTAATGAGGACGTTTTGTGTGTCAAAATTTCTCCTGATGCCAAGTACTTGGCAATTTCGttattgaacaacaatgTCCAggttgttttctttgacagcttgaagttgttcctTACATTATACGGTCACAAATTGCCAGTTTTGTCGATCGATATCTCCTTCGATTCTAAATTGATCAtcacttcttcagctgacaagaacatcaagatCTGGGGTTTGGACTTTGGGGATTGTCATCGTTCTATTTTTGGTCACCAAGATTCGATCATGAATGTCAGATTTATTGGTGAAACTcaccatttcttctcttcagGCAAAGATGGGTTAATTAAGTATTGGGATGGTGATAAGTTTGAGTGTATCCAGAAGCTTGCTGCCCACCAATCTGAAGTATGGTGCTTGAGTGTCAGTAATGATGGCTTGTTCATGGTCACTGCTTCTCATGATCATTCGATCAGATTATGGCTGGCTACCGATGATCAGGTCTTCCTtgaggaagaaagagaaaaggaaatgGACGAATTGTACGAGAACACGTTATTGGACTCAttagaagacgacgaagcTCCAGTGCGTGAAAACgaggaagatgacgaagaaatgGATGAAGTTACTAAGGTAAGTAGACAAACCATGGAAACCTTGAAGGcaggtgaaaaattgatgGAGGCTATGGATATTGGTATTGAAGATGTCGAAGCCGACGAAGAGTACCAGCTCCTATTGAAGAACTACATAAAGACTAGTGGTGCTGTTCTTCCAGTGAAGCCAACTTCAAACTCAATCTTGTTAGCATACAATATGTCAGGACAAGAATACGTACTTAGCGttatttccaagatcagGTCTGCGCAATTGGACGATGCTCTTTTGGTCCTTCCATTTTCATACTCGCTTcgtttgttgaagttcattGAAATCTGGACCAGCAAGGAACATGTTAAGACCAACGTTGTGAACATGTCCTTGATTTGcaagatcttgttctttgttATCCAATCCAATGCTAAGGAATTAATCAGTCAGAAAGATCCTCAAATCAAAAACCAGATGTTGAAGGTAAAAGAACAGTTGAGAGACGAGTTGCTGCAGACCTGTAAGCAATTGGGTGTCAATACGCAAGGGTTAAGGTTCGCGAAACAACAATGGAAGTTAACCCACGAGACTGAGTTTATAGACGAAGCTGAGCAAAGAGAGTacgaagacaagaaggCAGCCAAGAGAACTTTTGCAACGATATAG